The region TTCCCAGTGGTTCATGTCTCTGCCAACACCGGGTAGGCTGAGCAATCGGTTAGTGTTGTTGGTAGAGTCAGCCGCTAATGTGATTGAAGATTTGACCTATCACATCATGAGTTTAGGTTACCGAGTGGCGATCGCCCGCTCTGGGACTGAAGCCTTAGAGAAAGCGCGACGACTACAGCCCTGTGTAATATTTCTGAACCCACTGTTGCCGTTATTATCGGGATGGGATGTGTTGACATTACTAAAATCCTATGCCGATACGAAGGAAATTCCTGTTGTTGTCATGGGAACCCTTGCGGAAAGGACACGTGCTTTTCGCAACCAAGCTGATGAGTTCTTAGTCATACCCGTTCAAGATGAACAACTCCAGTATGTCTTAACTTCCCTGGCAAGTTGGGTCACTGAACCGTCAAACCCACCCGCACCATCTAACATTGCCCAGAGTTTGACGGTTATGGTGTTAAATTTAACTAACAATCAGCAGGTAATATCCGAGAGTCAGCAGGAGCAGCCACCAGCCGCATCTAAGCCTGATCCATCGGGTTCTGCGTCATTGTTAGAAATTACGCAACTGTTGCAGACCCATCATCATCGCCTCTTAGAAGTGGATGATCTAGAACAGGCCGATCTCCTAGCAAGGGTCTGGAAGCCAGATGTAGTGTTATTGAGTGACAATTCACCAGATCCTAGGGCTAATGTCCAGCAACTTAGCCAATATGACTACTTAGCATCACTGCCGATCGTCACTCTAACACCGGCAGTCACTGAAGTTGCCAATCAAATCAGTAGGTTGACCATTTTTCCTTGCTTAGCTTCACCAACTACAGCCCTCAGTACCGTACCAGGGCAGCCAGAGGTTTCGACACTGCTGCAAGTAATTCAGGCTGCTGCTGGCATGGACTGGGTTCCTTGCATACTCCTAGTGGATATTTTGCACCTTACGGATTTGGCTCTGTGCAGTCGCCTTGGTCGGCAATTCGTTCAATCTCAGCCTTGGTCAAAATTTATACCTGGGGTAACCACTAAGTTTTCCGGTGACTGGCTGCGAACCCTGGCCCGATATTTGCAAACAGCAGGACTTAGAGGTCTAATAGGCCAGTCATGGGCAGAAGTGTTACATCATATCCACTACCAAAATGTGGATGTAATGCTGTTCTACCTCCACGGAGCCGATACTCTAGACTGCTCCGATGCCACAATTCCACTAGAGAATGCGTTGACAGAGCTGTGTAAATATGACCACTTGCCTCCAATTTTAGTGCTGGACTATTGCCACGGATTTGAGTCCCACCAAGCTGGTTCACTCTCTTCATCCTCGCGGAGTCATCGATCGCCATTACCAGAGTCGTTGCTAGAGCAATTGCAATCAATTTCAACTCAAGTGATACCGGGTACAACATCCATAGCCCAGTTACTAGAGATTATTCATGGGATTCTCAAGCAGTAAATGATTTTTGCCTGGGTGATTGACGTTCACATCCCAGTTGCTTGTCTTAGAATAAAGACATATTGCTTAAAATAACTTAATGCCAGATCCCTTTACCCCCTTGCGCTGCATTTATGACCTCAACGCTCTCCCTCTTTGCTCCTGTTGAAGCTGATTTATTAACGCTGACGAATAACCTCAGGCAACTTGTTGGTGCCCGCCATCCAATTCTGTATGCAGCGGCTGAACATCTCTTCAGTGCTGAAGGTAAGCGTGTTCGTCCAGCGATCGTCTTACTAGTGTCTCGTGCCACTATGCCAGGGAGTGACATTAGTTTCAAGCACCGTCGGTTAGCAGAAATCACCGAGATGATCCACACTGCTAGCTTGGTGCACGATGACGTGTTGGATGAGTCAGATATGCGGCGCGGCATTCCTACAGTACACAATAGCTTTAGTAACCGGGTGGCAGTGTTGGCTGGAGATTATCTGTTTGCCCAGTCGTCTTGGTATCTGGCAAATCTAGATAATTTAACTGTAGTGAAGCTGCTGTCAGAAGTGATTATGGATTTGGCAGAAGGTGAAATTCAACAGGGGTTAAGCTGTTTTGATACAACGCTTTCAATCGAGGCTTATCTAGAAAAGAGTTACTATAAAACCGCTTCACTCATTGCCAACAGCAGCAAGGCAGCAGCAGTGCTGAGCGGTGTGTCGCCGGAACTAGCCGATCATCTCTATTGGTATGGTCGTCATGTAGGGTTAGCATTTCAGATTGTTGACGATATTCTAGATTTCACTGGATCCGCAGATGTATTGGGGAAACCAGCGGGGTCTGACCTAAAGAGCGGCAACCTGACAGCACCGGTGCTGTATGCCCTTGAAGAGAAACCTTACCTAGAGTCTTTGATAGAGC is a window of Cyanobacteriota bacterium DNA encoding:
- the sds gene encoding solanesyl diphosphate synthase → MTSTLSLFAPVEADLLTLTNNLRQLVGARHPILYAAAEHLFSAEGKRVRPAIVLLVSRATMPGSDISFKHRRLAEITEMIHTASLVHDDVLDESDMRRGIPTVHNSFSNRVAVLAGDYLFAQSSWYLANLDNLTVVKLLSEVIMDLAEGEIQQGLSCFDTTLSIEAYLEKSYYKTASLIANSSKAAAVLSGVSPELADHLYWYGRHVGLAFQIVDDILDFTGSADVLGKPAGSDLKSGNLTAPVLYALEEKPYLESLIEREFAQPGDLEQAIALVKDSQGIARSRELASQQARAAIQHVSELAPSESRQALIDLVDYVVSRIR